A stretch of Spirochaetaceae bacterium DNA encodes these proteins:
- a CDS encoding ABC transporter permease produces MRAYIIRRLLLIIPTLFILTILVFLAVRFIPGDIIDVMVGQMEHYYGEVDREAFERMLGLDVPVYVQYGRWIGALPTPDPITKESHLNGILQGTLGESLWGSPLPIEEEILGRLPVTIGLGLLSIVIGLAIALPVGIYSAIRQDTVADYAGRTAAIIGLATPNFWLALMVMIFPAIWWGWAPPTTWVPFTEDPLGNLAVLIIPSLILGTAGAASTMRMTRTMMLEVLRQDYIRTAWAKGLNEGVVVVRHAIKNALIPVVSLIGLQLPILVGGSVIIENIFNLPGLGRLFLDALDRRDYLVVSGVNLFFATVVMLSILLTDLIYPYLDPRVRYR; encoded by the coding sequence ATGAGAGCCTATATCATCAGGCGGTTATTGCTGATAATCCCCACCCTGTTTATATTGACCATCCTGGTCTTTCTCGCGGTCCGCTTCATCCCCGGCGATATAATAGACGTGATGGTGGGTCAGATGGAGCACTACTACGGGGAGGTTGACCGTGAAGCTTTTGAGCGTATGCTTGGATTAGACGTGCCTGTCTACGTGCAGTATGGACGCTGGATAGGAGCGTTGCCAACCCCTGACCCGATTACCAAGGAGTCTCACCTCAACGGTATCCTCCAGGGCACCCTTGGCGAATCATTGTGGGGCAGCCCTTTGCCGATAGAGGAGGAGATATTAGGTAGATTGCCGGTAACCATTGGGCTTGGTTTGTTGTCAATCGTAATCGGGCTAGCGATAGCCCTGCCGGTCGGCATCTACTCGGCGATTCGCCAGGATACGGTCGCCGACTACGCGGGGCGCACCGCGGCCATCATCGGCCTGGCAACGCCTAACTTCTGGCTGGCCCTTATGGTCATGATCTTCCCGGCAATCTGGTGGGGCTGGGCGCCACCGACGACGTGGGTTCCTTTCACGGAAGATCCCCTGGGGAATCTCGCGGTGCTCATCATTCCCAGCCTGATCCTGGGGACGGCCGGTGCTGCGAGCACCATGCGGATGACACGCACCATGATGCTGGAGGTACTGAGGCAGGACTATATCAGGACCGCCTGGGCCAAGGGTCTCAACGAGGGGGTAGTTGTTGTGAGACACGCCATCAAAAATGCCCTCATCCCGGTGGTGTCGCTGATCGGCCTGCAGTTGCCGATCCTGGTAGGTGGCTCCGTTATCATAGAGAACATATTCAACCTGCCGGGGCTAGGTCGTTTATTTCTGGATGCCCTCGATAGAAGAGACTACCTGGTGGTCTCCGGAGTGAACCTGTTTTTCGCCACCGTAGTTATGCTTAGCATTCTACTTACCGACCTGATTTATCCTTATTTAGACCCCAGGGTCCGTTATAGATAA
- a CDS encoding ABC transporter substrate-binding protein encodes MDKTMKIIFARTFAIALVVILSATGLWATGADEEAPAAAADKKYVTDPTSGRVFTAPEYGGTLTHAELTMAESTDTWFHGGSVTTSLITPVLEKLSIGDWGIDREEYAWKDQSSPPWALRPALAESWEQPDSLTYVFKIRQGVHWHDKAPMNGREFDADDVEWNYHRNYGLGSGFTEPSPNSYWDTSIVESVTATDKWTVEFKLKEPSLFAIDHIIDQWAVWIYPPEVIKEHGDAKDWRNLVGTGPYELTNVVEDTSTTYTKNPDYWAYDEKYPENRLPYIDKLVGLVMPEPATRLAALRTGKLDYMGQNGDVPIRSIDQLESLQRTNPEIVLWKYLFRSNNSIGMNVNNPPFDDIRVRQAMQMALDLETVYATYYKGHGSTRPQGQIADDMKGWSTPFEEWPEEVKKFYTYDPAGAEALLDAAGYPRGADGIRFKTVLSHFSRYDETFAGLAAAYWGEIGVDVEIQVPPIPEWAAKGKSRLFEMRSTSAANRYKPSGGFPRQYVSTMSWNSSAVNDPDYDAMYEAFQKADTLEEAQRLTREANILGIERHWTVWGGEISQWNVTQPWVMGYNGEVWLGTGHQDNFFARLWIDSELKKAMGH; translated from the coding sequence ATGGACAAAACAATGAAAATCATTTTTGCAAGGACCTTCGCGATTGCGTTGGTCGTGATTCTGAGCGCAACCGGCCTGTGGGCCACTGGGGCAGACGAAGAGGCGCCGGCAGCCGCTGCCGACAAGAAGTATGTGACCGACCCCACCAGCGGCAGGGTGTTCACCGCGCCAGAGTATGGCGGGACACTCACCCATGCCGAGTTGACCATGGCTGAGAGTACTGACACTTGGTTCCACGGTGGCAGTGTGACCACTTCCCTTATCACCCCCGTTTTAGAGAAGCTAAGCATCGGCGACTGGGGAATAGATAGAGAAGAATATGCCTGGAAGGATCAGAGCTCTCCTCCATGGGCCTTAAGACCGGCTCTGGCGGAAAGCTGGGAGCAACCCGACTCGCTGACTTATGTCTTCAAAATCCGCCAGGGCGTTCACTGGCACGATAAGGCGCCGATGAACGGTCGGGAGTTCGATGCCGATGACGTTGAATGGAATTATCACCGTAATTATGGTCTGGGCAGTGGCTTTACCGAACCGTCGCCCAACTCTTACTGGGACACATCAATAGTCGAATCGGTAACGGCCACCGACAAATGGACGGTTGAGTTTAAACTGAAGGAGCCATCCCTCTTTGCGATAGACCATATCATCGACCAATGGGCTGTTTGGATATATCCCCCCGAGGTAATCAAGGAACACGGAGACGCTAAGGACTGGCGGAACCTGGTCGGCACCGGGCCCTATGAGCTGACTAACGTGGTCGAGGACACCTCTACCACCTATACCAAGAACCCTGACTACTGGGCCTACGACGAAAAATACCCGGAGAACCGCTTGCCCTATATTGACAAGTTAGTGGGCCTGGTTATGCCAGAGCCAGCGACACGCCTGGCGGCACTGCGCACGGGTAAGCTTGATTACATGGGTCAAAACGGCGACGTTCCAATAAGGTCTATCGACCAGCTAGAGAGTCTCCAGCGAACCAACCCCGAAATCGTGTTGTGGAAGTATCTTTTTCGGTCGAATAATTCTATTGGTATGAACGTGAATAATCCGCCCTTTGACGACATCAGGGTGCGCCAAGCAATGCAGATGGCACTCGACCTTGAGACAGTTTACGCTACCTACTATAAGGGTCATGGATCTACCAGACCTCAGGGGCAGATTGCCGATGATATGAAAGGGTGGAGCACCCCATTTGAAGAGTGGCCCGAAGAGGTCAAGAAATTCTATACCTATGACCCGGCAGGAGCAGAAGCGTTGCTTGATGCGGCTGGGTATCCTCGCGGCGCGGACGGCATTCGCTTCAAGACCGTGTTGAGCCACTTCTCGCGGTACGATGAGACCTTTGCAGGGTTGGCGGCTGCATACTGGGGTGAGATTGGCGTTGATGTCGAGATTCAGGTACCGCCAATACCTGAGTGGGCCGCTAAAGGAAAGAGCCGACTTTTTGAAATGAGGTCTACGTCAGCAGCCAACAGGTACAAGCCTAGTGGTGGCTTTCCAAGGCAGTACGTGTCGACGATGTCATGGAACTCTTCCGCAGTGAACGACCCGGATTATGACGCCATGTACGAAGCGTTTCAGAAAGCTGACACCCTTGAAGAGGCGCAGAGGCTGACTAGAGAGGCAAATATATTAGGGATAGAGAGGCACTGGACCGTATGGGGTGGCGAAATCTCACAGTGGAACGTAACCCAGCCGTGGGTCATGGGTTATAACGGTGAAGTCTGGTTGGGAACCGGTCACCAAGATAACTTCTTCGCCCGCCTCTGGATTGATAGTGAGCTAAAGAAAGCAATGGGTCATTAG
- a CDS encoding ABC transporter permease → MGDATGIASAVSEQKRGAGLADFFIRLWTEKPLGTACGMVVLLLIMVGIFADVLAPYPYDKIHLVDRLQGSSARYLLGTDQAGRDLLSRLIFGARISLLVGLAATTLNVVVSTLIGGISGFRGGKLDLVMQRFVDAWICFPGLLLLLTIMSLVGQGLLQIILVLGISGGIGGSRIMRGAVIGLKENDYFQAARAVGTPTGQILTRHVLPNIMAPIIIVFSINVGGVIISAASLSFLGFGLPSGIPDWGGMLSREGREYMEMAPRLALWPGLCLTITVYSLNMFGDAVRDLLDPRLRGGGGRLAGSAAPSV, encoded by the coding sequence ATGGGCGACGCCACAGGGATAGCATCGGCAGTAAGCGAGCAAAAGAGAGGTGCAGGGCTGGCCGATTTCTTCATCAGGTTGTGGACGGAGAAGCCTCTGGGTACTGCCTGCGGGATGGTCGTCTTGCTCTTGATCATGGTGGGGATCTTTGCCGATGTTCTGGCTCCTTATCCATATGACAAGATACACCTCGTAGACAGGCTGCAGGGCTCATCAGCCCGGTATCTGCTGGGTACCGACCAGGCGGGGCGAGACCTCTTGAGCCGCCTTATCTTCGGGGCTCGTATTTCCTTACTTGTCGGTCTGGCGGCGACCACTCTCAATGTTGTGGTCAGTACCCTGATAGGCGGCATTTCAGGATTCCGTGGCGGTAAATTGGACCTGGTTATGCAGAGATTTGTCGATGCTTGGATATGCTTCCCGGGACTGCTCCTGTTGTTAACCATAATGAGTCTAGTGGGTCAGGGGTTGTTACAGATAATACTAGTCCTGGGGATATCAGGAGGCATCGGCGGTTCTCGAATCATGCGAGGCGCGGTGATCGGCCTCAAAGAGAATGACTATTTTCAGGCCGCCCGGGCCGTGGGCACTCCCACGGGTCAAATCCTGACTCGCCATGTCCTGCCTAATATCATGGCACCGATCATCATCGTCTTCAGCATCAACGTCGGTGGGGTGATTATCTCTGCGGCTTCTCTGAGCTTCCTCGGATTCGGTCTGCCTTCCGGGATTCCTGACTGGGGAGGTATGCTCAGCCGGGAAGGGCGTGAATACATGGAGATGGCGCCACGCCTAGCTCTCTGGCCGGGTCTTTGCCTGACGATTACCGTTTACAGTCTAAACATGTTCGGCGACGCCGTGAGGGACCTGCTGGACCCGAGGTTGCGCGGTGGCGGCGGTCGTCTCGCTGGCAGCGCCGCCCCGTCTGTTTGA